AACAGGCGCGACAGATGCGCGTTCGACAGAACCCAGATGATCGCCGGATTATTGTTGTTCTGTTTCAGGAGTGTGATGACGCGTTCGACGATTTCTTCCTGCTGTCTTGGGTCGAGCCCCGGGAGAGGGCGGTTGAAGACGTAGTAGTCGGATTTGCGGATAAGCGCCCTTGCAAGGTTTAGCTTCTGGCGCTGGAGCGGTCCGAGCCGCTTGCCACCGGCGCCGAGGTTGAAATCGAGACCGACGGCCAGCACCCGCTCGTAAACGCCCTGCTTGCGCATCACATCGGCCACGATCCGGGTGATGCGGCGCGAGGCGTCGGTGTAACGGTGGCTGACCTTGCCGAAGAGGATGTTGTCCAGAAGGCTGGTCGCGCTCATGTATTTGGTTGGATCGTAGATTTCGATCACGTTTTTCAGGCTGTCGGGCAGGTTCTCATGGAACATGTGCCGGACCTCGACAATCCTGTTCATGATCTCAGGCGTCAGAAGACCAAAACGCTGGCGAGGTTCGATGTAGAAGAAGCTGAGCCGCAGCATCGCCCGTTTTTCGTTTTCATTGGCCTCGTCGAAACTGCGGCTCTGAAGACGTTGCAGCATCTGCTGATAGACCGGAACGTCATCCGGCGTCATGAAGGTCAGCTGCTGGAAGAACGGGTGGTCTCCCGGCAGGTCGGCGAAGATTTCCACGATGTTTTCCGCGATCGTGTACCCCATTTCGAACAGGGTTTTGACGAGCCCCGTTTCACGCATCAGCGAGCGGAAATAATCGCTTTCGATAACGGTCCTGATGGATTGCGACGAGTCGCGCATGGTGCCGAACAGCAGGTTTTCACCGACCGTCGCCTCGCTATTGTAGCTCTCCAGTTCGAAGGGAGCGATAAGGCCGCTCAGGTTTTCCTTTTCCAGTTCGGCACGCAGCACATGCCGCAGCTCCACGATACGGGCGGCAAGATGCAGGTCCGTCAGAGGATCGATCGAGGAGCGCAGGGCAAACTCCAGAATATCCTGGGAGAGTTCGACGCTGTCGAGTACGTCTAGAATGGCCTGGATCAGATTTTCCGGGCGGCCGTCGCCCGCGGGGCTCGAGGCGTAGTCGATCCATTCACTGTTGATATCGATGAGCGGATTTCCCGCCATCTTCGCCTCACGGATTTCCCACTTGCGGTGTTCCAGTGCGGCGCCCTCATACTCCTTGTCCGAGAGAGGCGCGTGTTTCAGGCCGTAAAGCAGATTATCCTTCAGGCTGGCGTGGAAGAAATAGCTGTCCGACGACACGTAGGAAATCCGTCGCCCCGTCAGCGATTCCGGCAGTTCTAGGATGTCGACGTCATTGAGGCTGATCTTGCCCGATATCGGCCAGAGCGTGCGGCCGATCGCATCCGCAAGCGCCTCGGCTCCGGACCCGCCGACGATCGCGATCACCTCGCCCGGCTCGATCTTCAGCGAAGCCTGCTCCAGAAGGCGGCTGCCGCTATCGTCTTCCAGCGTCAGATTGGCGACGACGAGCGGTGCGCTGATGGCCGCGACGGCGCCCGGCGAGAGTTTCTGCACCTTCTCGTCGATCATGTTCGGCGCATCGAACTGTTCGAAGACCTGCTCGTATTTCACCTGCACGTCCTGCCGGGCCTGATCCCAGTCGATCAGCTCCTTCAGAGGGCCGGGAAGTTCCTTATAGGCATTGATGACGGCGACGAGCTGGCCCACGTCGAGGCTGCCTTTGAGGGTGAGATAGCCTCCGAGCGCATAGAAGAAAAAGGGAGTAAGCTGGGCAAGGAAGTTATTGATGAACTTGACCAGAAACTTCCACTGGTAGAGATCGTAGCGGATCTTGAAGATATCGCCGAGGCGATGGGAAGCATCCGCGCGCTCGTAGTTGGACGTGTCATAGGCATGGATCGTGCCGATACCGTCAACCATTTCGCCGATGCGTCCGGCAAGCTGACGTGCACTCAGCTGCCGCTGGCGGCCGAGTTCGATCAGGCGGCGGCGCATTTTCGGAATGATGCCGACCTGGATCGCCGCCATGAAAGCTGCGATCAGGCCCAGCCAGAAGTTCTGGACGAGGATGAAGAACAGCGCGGACAGCGCCTGACCGCCGAGAAGCGCCGGCTGGACGAAGGCGTCGCCGGTAAAGCCGCCGAGCGGCTCCACCTCGTCCTTCACCATGCTGGAGATTTCCGCTCCCTTGACCCGCTTGAAGTGGGAGGGCGGGAACCGCAAAATCTTGTCGATGAGCTCAAAGCGGATACGCCGCAGAAGCCGTTCACCAAGCCGGCCCTTGTAGGTGTTGATGTAATATTTGAAGAGGCCGTTGATAATGACAAGCGCAAGGAACGTGAGGCTGAGCGCCATCAGCATCGACATGCGGTTGAGCTCAAGGCCCG
This genomic interval from Agrobacterium tumefaciens contains the following:
- a CDS encoding ABC transporter ATP-binding protein, whose amino-acid sequence is MEQSLTRYIWSHTKRQQLFILLIVALSMIPYFLAFDLPKQIVNGPIQGDGFEGANATQLFMHLTADIPYWGTVTLFPGLELNRMSMLMALSLTFLALVIINGLFKYYINTYKGRLGERLLRRIRFELIDKILRFPPSHFKRVKGAEISSMVKDEVEPLGGFTGDAFVQPALLGGQALSALFFILVQNFWLGLIAAFMAAIQVGIIPKMRRRLIELGRQRQLSARQLAGRIGEMVDGIGTIHAYDTSNYERADASHRLGDIFKIRYDLYQWKFLVKFINNFLAQLTPFFFYALGGYLTLKGSLDVGQLVAVINAYKELPGPLKELIDWDQARQDVQVKYEQVFEQFDAPNMIDEKVQKLSPGAVAAISAPLVVANLTLEDDSGSRLLEQASLKIEPGEVIAIVGGSGAEALADAIGRTLWPISGKISLNDVDILELPESLTGRRISYVSSDSYFFHASLKDNLLYGLKHAPLSDKEYEGAALEHRKWEIREAKMAGNPLIDINSEWIDYASSPAGDGRPENLIQAILDVLDSVELSQDILEFALRSSIDPLTDLHLAARIVELRHVLRAELEKENLSGLIAPFELESYNSEATVGENLLFGTMRDSSQSIRTVIESDYFRSLMRETGLVKTLFEMGYTIAENIVEIFADLPGDHPFFQQLTFMTPDDVPVYQQMLQRLQSRSFDEANENEKRAMLRLSFFYIEPRQRFGLLTPEIMNRIVEVRHMFHENLPDSLKNVIEIYDPTKYMSATSLLDNILFGKVSHRYTDASRRITRIVADVMRKQGVYERVLAVGLDFNLGAGGKRLGPLQRQKLNLARALIRKSDYYVFNRPLPGLDPRQQEEIVERVITLLKQNNNNPAIIWVLSNAHLSRLFERIIVVHQGSITADGSFETLAEENGTFKEMVAT